Below is a window of Montipora capricornis isolate CH-2021 unplaced genomic scaffold, ASM3666992v2 scaffold_311, whole genome shotgun sequence DNA.
GTAACAACGAAAATAATAAGCTTCATAATCTGCTGTCGAATGCATGCGGCCAACCATATGATGTAAGAAGACGTAGAAAGTTTGCAGTTCGTTTTGCTAGGACTAAGAGATTCGCAGAGTCCTTTATTATCAAAAGCTCAACCCTGGCTGAAATTTAATAtcatataaataataatttcatttaaaaatttactgtaaatttaatattttaatattttaaattattattgttctgtaATAGCTATGCAATTCAGTAATTTTTAAACTGCAAAGTAACTCTGAATAAACcagtctttgcttttttttgtgtgtgttgtGATTATTCTGACAAATTACCTTAAGGTTGACAAACCCATAAAGTTTTCTAACACAAGATTTGAGGCGTTGTTCGATTAAATCACTTTCTAAGCCTAAAGAAGGTAGTACAATGACATCATCCTGAAGTGgccgaaaaacaaaaatatttataaagtTACCTATTggctttattttctttcttttggttAAGCTACGATGGACCTTTTTAGTTATTGTTGTTGccgtttttttttctaactatttttcTTGAGCTTTTGTGTAAGCATTGTAGGTGGTGACGCTGGCGTCCAGTCTGTCGGTGCGCATGCTTTTATCTCGGGTGCATGTGTCGCCTGGTATATACAAGTATAAGAATCTTGACCCCCTCCCCACGCTGTGAGaaaaggggtgggggggggggataatTTATAGTTTTAGGATCCCGAAGCTGCTTAAGAGAAGCATCGGTAGGGTGTTCGACTGTGTGAGCTCACATACTGATCCAACCTGTTAAGAATTACGACAAGACACTGAAGCGTTACACAACTTTAATCCACTGGACTCGGCTACACATCGAtttacaaaggggatgtatACGAGTGAAATGCTACGACGTACAAAACCTTCGATAACAAGAgcgggaacaacaacgaaagtcacatgacactctaagtcctacacactagggtggggttagtataacTATTCATAGGTCCAGTCTCTCAGGCTTCTTTATCACTCTTCCAGAACGAGTACGGGCTGTAACATTCTCCCCACCTTGTCCTCCTTCGGGGAGGACAACGCTCAATTTAGGCTTGGAAACAGGTATACTTGCAGCATGAACAGTGTTCGTTTGTGGCTTCTCCCCACCATGGACTGGATCCTGCTTCCGGGCTTACTTGTGGAGCTGGTAATTCAATCTCTAATTTGTGTACACGTTGAACGTTAACGGGTCTTTTGTAGAAACTGTTGTGCGCTATAACTGTAGAAGCCCGTCGTTACCTGGATAAACCCTTTCATTTTTAGCCAACGGCCATTTGGTACGCGGCACATTGTCGTCAGAAATAAGTACAATGTCGCCTACTCGAATAGAAGGGATCTCTTTATGCCACTTGTTTCTTACCGATAGGAGATGTAGGTACTCTTGTTTCCAACGCTTCCAGTAGTGATTGAGTAGTCTCTGCAGGTAGAGATACCTTTCGACAGTCCTCTTACTGGTCTCCTCTAAGctactttctttcctttccggtAACTGGTTAATTGGCCTACCAATTGCAAGATGAGCAGGTGTAATAGGTAACGGGTCTCTGCAATCATCACTTACTGCGGTCAACGGCCGCGAATTAATGATACCTTCGATTCTGACCAGCAACGTGTTTAGCTCAGAGAAGGTGAGAAGTGCCCTTCCAAGGACCTTACGCAGTGGTTCTTTTATCGCTCTGCAAAATCGTTCCCACCATCCACCTCTCCATGGGGAACGCTCTGTGATGAATTTCCACTTGATCCCTCGTGATGAGAACTCTGACTTGATTTCAGCTCCATCCATCGTACCCCACATTCTTTGACTTTCAATAGTGGGTTCATCGTATAATTTCTGAATTTCCCTGCTTGCTGCCTTGAAGGTTTGTGCATTGTCTGACCGCACTGTATGGCAAAGACCTCTGCGACTCGTCATGCGACTAAAAGCTTGAAGGAACTCATCAGTTGTCAAACTATGTGTAAGTTCCAGGTGAACCATACGAGATGATGTGCGTGTGAAAATGCACACGTACATGTATGCTTTCTTAATGTTTAAGTCTTCTTTCACATACAGTGGTCCCACAAAATCAGTTCCAACATGCGCGAAAGCTCGTGAACAGGAAATTCTCTCCTCTGGCAGCTGACCCATTTTCTGGGCACAAGGTCCAACTCGTTGTCTTTGGCAAGCTACACATCTTCTGATAACACGTTTAACCTCACGTCTTCCTTGAGTTAGCCAAACTTTCTGCCTTAAAGTTGATAATACCGTTTCTGGACCAGCATGCAACATGTTCTTATGTACATCTTGCACCATCTTGGCAACTTCAGGATGTCCGTGAGGCAAGATTATTTGATGCTTGCTCTGTTCGGGAAGATCAGCAAACTGTAGTCTCCCACCAACTCTTAATACCTGATCATCTCTGTCATAATAAGGGTCCAGTTTCAGAAGGCGGCTGTTACTGGGAAGTACCTCTCCAGCTTTCAGTTTCTCGAATTCTTCTTTGTAGACCACTTCCTGCACCCACATACAACATTTAATCTCGGCTTGCCTCACCTCGTCCGCCGACAGTTCCCTTTCACAAGACCTAGACTTAGTCTTAAACAATTTGACCGCTCTCAACCATGTCCCGCAGCGTGACATATCAATCAGTGGTTCTGCAACGACTGCTGTATACACATGGGTAGCTCTTTTTTCCTCGCAAGCTTCGGTGGGAGCAGCTTCGTTTTCGGGTTGAGCGGGTAGTGGTTCACAAGGCGAAGACATCCATTGGGGTCCATTCCACCACAAAGTGCTTGAAATCATATCACTACAGCTTAACCCACGCGTCAACAAGTCTGCAGGATTCTCCTTACTTCCACAATACCTCCAACACTCAGGATCCCATGTTGATTGTATCTCAGCCACACGCTTGGCAACAAATCGCTTCCACGAAGAACTCTCCCCTTTTATCCAATGCAGTGCCACCATTCTATCTGACCAACACACAACCCTAGCCACCTTCATTGCCAAAGCCCCTACAACAAAATTTAGCAACCTGGCATTTACAACTGCTGCTAAAAGTTCCAACCTTGGAAGTGACACTTTCTTAATGGGCACAACTCTGGACTTCGATATTACCAGCTGTGAGGATACATTGTCTTGCTTGTCTCTTATTCGAATGTACACTGCTGCTCCATACGCCTTGGGGGAAGCATCTCCAAAACCATGCACCTCTACCACAGAGTCTTGCATAACACCATTTCCGACGCATCGAGGGATAGTCACATCTTTTAGCTGCAACGACTCGGACTTCCAACTTAACCACTTTGCTTTAGTGTCGCTATCTAACGGGTCATCCCACTGTTATCCTTTCAACCACAACtcttggaaaaggattttggctCTAACAGTGAAGGGTGATATCAGTCCCAGtgggtcaaacattttccaTGCCAGACTAAGTAGACTTCTCTTTGACATTGGATGAGATGATTCCACTCGGTGCGAGGAATCTAAAGTGGTCAGAGTTCAAGTCCCATGACACGCCAAGTGCTTTTAGGGGGTCGCTCGAATTGAACTCCACGAATGGCGATGAGGCTCTTTAAGCTGGGTCAACAGCATCCATTACTAGCTCTGAGTTACTTGCCCACTTGGTCAAATTGAATGCCCCTGTCATCATAATTTCtgacatttcttgttgaacCTTCAAAGTTGAATCTACTGTATCGGCTCCTGTCAGGCAGTCATCGAcatacatattttgtaaaatttcttctaCTGCATACGGtgacatttctttgtatttgtttacatgagcGTGGACTGTAACAATCGCAAGGAAAGGACTGGCGTTCACACCGAAAGACAATCTCTGCATTCTGTACACCTTTGGTGCTTCGTTAGGCTGTAAATCTCTCCACAGGTAGCGGTGAACATCTCTGTCCTCTGGTGCTAGTTTGACTTGCAGAAACATCTTTTCAATGTCTGCTATGAGACcaattttgtgtgttctaaaTCGAATCAGTACAGATGCAAGGTTCGGCTGTAAAGGAGGACCAGGAAGAATACAATCGTTAAGGGAAGCATCACCTCCTTCTCGTGCGGAAGCATCAAATACGATTCTGCATTTTGTCGTTCTTTTGTCATCACGAAATACAGCATGATGCGGTAAGTACCGCACAGTTCCATTGTCATCACTCTGATCAGGTACTTCCTCTGCAAAACCTTTCTCTACATATTCGTTGATCGCTGTTTTGTAAGACTTAGCTTTCACAAGGTCTTGCTTTAACTTTCTTTCAACACTTTCCAGGCGTCTCAAAGCTTGTGCATAATTACTTTCTTGCTTTGGAGAAtctcgtttccatggtagtcGCACCTCATAGTTATGTCCATCAAAGTTCAATCCTCTATTGAAGTCAGCAACAGCACATTCTTCCTCTTGTGACATAAAAGGGTCCTCGATCTCTGCAATACCAATTGATTCCAGTTCCCAGAATCTTTTCAATGTTTCGTTAACTCCACCGTTTTCTACAACTGTCAGCATGGATGAAGTTTGCCTTGATTGGCGGTTTACTTGTCCCGTGACGATCCAGCCGAGGCAAGATTCCACATCAACAAGTGACTCACTGGAACTACCTCTCTTACAGAccccagtcacaaatgagtagTAGTGGTCTGCACCAATAAGAACATCTACTTGAACTGAACCACAAGGATAAGTATCTGCAAGAGTTAAGCCTTGAAGATGAGAGTTCTTATGGAAGTCCATCTGTACTGGCCCGAGAGGATTAcaaattttggaaatagaaaggGCCTCTATCTCCACCTTTGAATCTCCCTTAATTGGTGAAAGGGTAAATTTCACTCTTTGGAATCTCTTCGTTTCGCTGGTTTCCCCACCTAGCGTTGTGACACTTAATAGCTCTGAGGGACCTTGCAGGTCAAGGGCCTCTGCAATGTTCTTTCGTATATACGAACGTTGACTCCCTGAATCTAGTAAAACACGGACTGTCATTTCTTGACCCTTAACAATTAACCTGGCCAATGCTGTCTGTAGGAGTGATCCTCTCATAGGTAATGCAGGCTTAGTTGAAGACAATCCACTTAAACTAGTGTTGCTTAGGTGCCGAGGTGTAACAACTGACTGCTGCCCATGCAATAACCGGTGATGTCGGTGACCACAATTCGCTACAGAACACTTAGGATGGCGACAAATTCTGGAGAAGTGCTTGTGGTTGCTAGGTTTTAAACAGTTGAAACACAGCTTGTTCTCTTGCACTAGTTTCCATCTGCCATCAtgttatttttcattaaaaattggGCAATTTTGTGAGTCTTGATCTGCATTGAAGAAATTACATTTTTGCTGTGTTGGAGGGCGTGTTTCTCCAAGTATTGCAGAAGCAGTATACTTCTCATTCTCACCACCCATTTTGGGAGATGAAGACTTTCTTCGGTTTTCTTTACTTTTATCAGAACTGTGATTGCCTGGGGTGATGTTCGCATTTGAACCTTTTTCTCCTGCTTCTTTGGACACAACTTGTCggttaagaaatttaaagaacaattcAAGGCCTATTTCATCTTCTTGAGTGTCTGCAAGTGTCAACTCCCATTTTTCCAATAACTGAGGTGGTAACTTGGTCTCAAAAAGGGGTAACAAAATACATTCATGGCTCATTGGATCTTCTCCAAGAGCCTCTAAAGCTCTAGTTCTGTTCATAAAGGTATCATAGAGATCTCTGAGGGAGGATGCATTAACAACAGACTTAGCATCCGTCTTGATGACAGATTTCACTAGAAATGAGATgatgatacgttttcttccatacCTGTGTTTGAGGCATTCAACAGCTGCTTCATAATTTGCTCCAGTTACTTCAAATCCTTCTATTGCTTTCAAGGCGTTTCCAGTTAGCACCGAGCGTAGATAAGTAAACTTCAGAACATTTGGTAAATCAACATTGTTATGCACTGCAGCTTCAAACTGATCCCAGAAGTTTTGAAATTGCAACACATCGCCATTAAACTTTGGCAACTCAATTCTTGGTAATTTCAGATTTGAGGATACACGACTGTCACTGTATGCAATATCCTTCGAGGAGTGATCTCCCACATCGCAATCTTTATTTAGGAATTCATGAGCAGCATCCACAGCtttatctacttcactcagaatTTTTTCCCCATCTTCGGAGTTCCTCCTCTATCATATCCTCTGCAACAAGAGCGATTAATTCATTTCTCAGTTGAAGATAATTCTCACGGTACACAGTTAGCCTTTCAATTCTCAATTGtactttgattttgttgcttgCATTTTAACTTAGATACAAAATATGCTGAATCAACGCATCCACATCCATTTGCAAGACTCTGGCTTTACGTCTAATCGAACTAACCTCCtgaatttcaacttcacttttcaCTTGAAGAGGTTCCTTCGAAGCCTCGGCTAAATTCGAACCTTCCTTTAACTCTGGTGCTATACCATCTGACTTCGAATTATGCTGAGCGTTCACTAACCTTTCCACTAAGACTTTTCTCTTTCCAGTAGTCGGCAATCCCTTTTTTCCAAGCATTTCACGAATTTGGTCGACAGTGAGTTGAGATAAGTCTTCCATTTTGCTCGAGGAACCGGTGGCCATGTGGTTGCAACCGATGACCTTGCGAAGAATTACAAATTTACTGCTGAAATATCTCCTTGACTCCGGCTGTGAAGGACCATGTTAGGAATTACGACGAGACACTGAAgcgtaacacaactttaatccacTGGACTCGGCTACACATCGATTTACAAAGGGATGTATACGAGTCAAATGCTACGACGTACAAAAGAGGGAAGAAGAACGaaagtcacatgacactctaagtcctacacactagggtggggttagtataacTATTCATAGGTCCAGTCTCTCAGGCTTCCTTTTCACTCTTCTAGAACGAGTACGGGTTGTAACACAACCCGTTCCCAGGTTCCTCTCTCTTTCTCCCTTGAAAAAGTGCCCTGTTGCGGCTAGTCAACTTTCTATGAGTACAAACTAAATGTGCACGCAGGTCGGGGCCTCCACTTAATTTTGTAGATAGTATTCATTTTTGCCGGTCTATGCGAGGGCGAAAaagattgtttttcttttcctttgggTGATGCAACAGTGGACAAGTAATTTGTCTGAAAGAGTTGTACTTAAGGAAAGATGCAATGGCAGTACTTCCAAAAGGAGAAAGAAGATAATTACTTTGTTTGAGATTATTGAATAAACATTCCCGTGCTAAGCGATGTCTACTTCCCATTCCccttctgagcttagtaaagtTCAGTGGAGACAAAAATTTAAACTTCGCGCCCCtccttcttttatttttctggaATCTACTAAAATCTAGCAGCCACGAGACCAGCCGGAACCAAGGTACTTTCTCAAGGAGAAAGAGAGAGGACACTGGGAACGAAGGTTGATATAGATCTTGGCCTTGTCCTTTATCGTGGTCTATGGAAAGTCGTGTTTCTATCATGCAACTTGAAGCTAATCTTGTTGGCCTCAGCAATAACTTTCACAGCGCTGGGGAGGTCATCCCAGTACAGCTGTAAAGTGTGGGCTGGATGGATTACACAAGTAACAATTCCCTTTTCAGTCTTTGCCTTCCACGCAAATTcagttcagtgtttttttttttgtcaataaatAAGACCATTCATCAAGCTAGTGGTAAAACCACCATTCAGCATCATTCCTGGATTGGGACTCAGCTTCATTTAGGTCAATCACTGACAACAGAAACGACATCGGTAATGACGTAAATAGGACATTTTTGTTCCTTGGGAGTTTGAGGTCATTTGACCTTGCAGTTTCTCCCAGGTTGTTCGAGACGTTCGAGTGTATTCTTGTTTCTTTCAATCCCTCGCCGATATTAGAAGGCACGTGTTTCTTTTAAGCTCAGATAATTTCGCTTTGTTTGCTTTTGCTTTGCTTGGAAGCCTGTGCATCAAAACTGCAACTTGGGTATTGATATCTGAGTGGTCCCTTCTCTTCGTTAAGAGCCCAATAATGGCTGGATTGCTATCTAGCATCTTTTGCCGTTTTTATGGAGACTGATCTGTCTCCTTTTCGTCAGAGCTGGAAATGTATTTGTTGCAGGTtgaattaaaattcagtttaatttaatttcagcctAGGTTAATTTTTTCAACCGAGGTGAAAattttttcaacctaggttattatAAACTGTCTTAAAAagggttttcccttttttggggatgtaattaaaaaaaattggatctGATTtttaggggaggggggggggggatttaaaaaaaaaacaccgttCTCCAAAGTGTCTGGGCTTTCCGGTCTTCTTCCGCTAACCGTCGCTCCCTTTCCTTCCCCTCTTTCTTACTGTCCTTACTTACTATCAACGGACTGTGCCATTTACCTTGAGCTTCGACAACATTCCATGCCACTCCGAGGTTTCGAACCCTCGCACCTTCTGTATTAACCGCTAAGCCATCAAATCAGAAACTGAAATCGCATAACTCTTTTTTCTACCAATGAGtttaagctatttccaagccttcacgACAACAACCATTTCGCACTTGCGGAGATTTCAGCTTATCCACACAGTTAAAAGGCCGCCGATGGAACTTTATAAAGAAGTGAAAGGGTGAGtaaatttatctgaagaagAATGAAAACGCTCTGAGTCTCCAGTGcgacaaaagcaaaaattgtttgcaagagTTGGGTTCTTGATTCTGAAGGACAAATAGTCAAATATTGTGCGAAGTTTTTTTACgtcgctatgcaaaatacaccaGGAACAAGACATCATTTCTAGTCACGATAAGAAGCCGATTTTCGCCGCAAACACAGCGTTCGCACTGTGAAATAAAGATGGTGGCACGggcaaatagaacaacaaaagataacctttgcagtttaatcaaagaaaataatgaCGACCCTTCATTCTTTGAATCAGTTCTAAAAATGCTTCTTTCTTTTGAGTGTGAggaatgtgtgtgtgtgtgtgtggtgTGTGTTTGTTTTAGATGTACAAAAAGATAAGCTAGGTGGGAGGCCAGTAACACATGAAAAATCTCTGCAAAAAGTTAAGTACATGATAGATTCTTTGGACTGAGTTGACATATGACGCATGCTTAACCCTGATGCGAGACATTTCACTTGGAGAAGAAGTTGCCCGGAGATAAAGTGCCGTTTAGATTTCTTCTTGATCACCTCAAGTTTAATTCCAGCTGTCACAAATGCAGATATGTTGACAGGTTTTAAATCCGACCATTCTCTTATTACTCTTACCCTAATCAATGACTCAAATTAACCCTAGGGGACCAGGGTTTTGGAAACTAAATGCCTCGTTGTTGGCTGATGAGgaatatatttacttaattaaGAAAACAATTAACGAAGTACGGAATACGGTTGACGCCACCCTTCTATGGGAtaccatgaaaatgaaaatcaggTCAAGTTCACTATGTTAtgcaagacaaaagaaaaacaaaatgtcatcGGACGAGAATTACttggaggaaaaaattacatacCTTCAGAAAAGATTAGATGAGGCTAATGTAACGGCAATGGAAAAACAGCAAATCACTGAAGAAATAGGCATCATAAATTCACAGAGAGATGAAATTTCTAAATAAAACAAAGGGCGCGATTATACGTTCTAGAGCACGATGGTATAACGACGGCGAAAAAAATACAACATATTTCCTTAACCTAGAAAAACGGCATTTAAAACAGAAAACTATAAAATGCTTGCACCTGTCAGACAATGAAGTTATAAATACGGATGAAGAAATTTTAAAGGAAGCCAAATCATTTTACCAAAAGCTATACTCTTCAACAGTGTCATCAATTGATAACCAATGTGATGAAGCTTTCTTTCCCCTCGGGAACATCGAAACACTGACCGAACTAGAGCAAAACGAGTGTGGATGCCTCTTGACGGAGGCTGAATGTTGGGAAAGTCTTAAATCCATGCACCTAAATAAAGCCCAGGAACGGATGGTTTATCGCTGGAGTTTTACAAAGTATTCTGGAAGGACATATCTTCCCATCTTCTAACCGCTTTAAATCATGCATGCATAAAGGGTTGTCTATCAATCACCCAGAGGAGAGGAATAATTACTTTAATACCTAAAAAGCATAAACcggtaaataaatttaaaaactgGCGTCCCATTACTCTCCTTAATTATGACTATAAAATTGCCTCCATATGCATTGCAAGTCGTATACAAAAGATCTTGCCAAAGCTTATAAATAACAATCAAACTGGTTTCTTAAAAGGAAGATTCATTGGAGAAAACGTAAGACTTATAGATAGTATAATACACTATGCCAATACGAAACAAATCTCAGGCTTGCTACTATTTATCGATTTCGAGAAAGCCTTCGATAGCATTGAATGAGCCTTCATCGAAAAGACTTTGAATTACTATAACTTCGGAAGTTCTTTAGTGGCATGGTTTAGGCTCTTCTACAGCAACATAAGTAGCTGTGTTCAAAACAATGGATGGGCGTCCGATTTTTTCACCTTGAGTCGGGTAGTAAGGCAAGGATGTCCATTGTCTTCGTATCTCTTTCTTCTTTGCGCAGAAATTTTGGGAAGTGCGATTAGAAATGATAATGTAATCAGAGGATTTAAAGTTTTAGACACAGAAAGCAAAATCTCTCAatatgccgatgatacaaccTTAATTCTTGATGGATCAGAATCATCCTTCTCTAGGTCCCTATCAATCTTAGACTCTTTCGCTCTGATATCCGGGCTTAAGGTCAACTACGAAAAGACTGAAGCTCTCTGGATTGGCCCGTATAAAAACTCGGAAAGTGCTATTTCATCTTCCGAGCCAATTCTATGGCAAAAGATAAAGTATATGCCTTAGGAATATGGTTCTCAACATCTAATGACGCATATTTAAACACGAACTTTACGGAAAAAATAAACTAACTGCAAAGCATCCTCAACAACTGGTCGGCAAAAAGACTCACCCTACTGGGAAAGATCACCATCTTAAAATCATTGGCGATTTCACAAATGGTTTATTTGCTCTCATCCCTTCCGACCTCTCAAAAAACACTGCAAGATGTAAACACTATATTATATGACTTCCTTTGAGGTGGGAAAggtgacaaaataaaaagaacggaaatgaTTTACAATTATAATAAGGGTGGATTAAAATGATTGATATCCGAAATTTCAATACATCTTTGAAAGTTAAATGGCTGCAAGGCTACTTAGATTCAGATAATAAAGGCAAATGGAAAGTTTTCTTCGATTATCATCTAGAAAGATACGGTGGCAAGCTGCTGATCCTAAGCAATCTACAACAACGTGATGCAAAGCAGCTTGTAATACAAGATCCGTTCGTGAAGGAGGTTATAGAGTACTGGACCACTATAAATTATTGCGAGAAAAATCTAGAGTTCGAGTCGGCATTCATATGGCACGATTCGCTGATTACGATCGAGAAAAAGCCCTTTTTTTACCAATCATGGCTTAATGCAGGCAAACAGAAGGTAGTTGATCTCCTCAATAAGAATAGCAGcttcttttcctttgatgaattctgaaaaaatttaaagtcaaGACTAACTATTTAAACCGAAAAACGCCTGCAGTTATGCAGATCTAGCGATGGACATCATCGACGAGAAAGCCAAATTTGAAAGTAGCTTGATACCTATGCTTTGGTGGAGATACAGGGACGATATTTTTGACCTCTGGATTCAGGGTTTACCTAAATTATTGGAATTCACTGATTATATCAATGATTTGTACCCTACTATTAAATTCGAATTGGTTTACTCCGAAAGTCATTTGAATGTCCTTGATCTCACGTTGCATTTTTGTAACGGGTTTATTAGCACTGATGTTTATGCTAAACCCACCGATAGCCACCTCTATCTACCTTTTTCGAGTTCACATCCCTCACATTGCAAAAGAGCAGTCCCCTTTGGGGTAGTTTTAAGAATCAAACGCAATTGTTCTACCAACGACTTTCTTCAAAATAGGTGTAAGGAAACAAAGGATATTTGAAATCTCAAAATTATCCGGCGGAGCTTGTCGATAAACAGTTCGACAAAGCTCTCAGTATATCAAGATCTGaacttttgagcaaaaaggtcaaaccagataagaaagtttttccactggtgcttgactacaatccaattttgccagatatccaaaaagtcattaaaaatcactttcatctattgcaatcttcaccagaagtcaaagaaatttttccgTCCAAGTCAATTTTTCCCGCTTATCGTAGAACAAAAAATCTTAAGGAGTTGTTAGCGCCATCCAAATTTCAGGTAACCTCTTGTAGaaatcaaagagaagaaaatgggggttgttaaaaatgcaataagaaatgcgatctttgtaaaaattatttaattgaagcttcaaaatttcaaagttcagctactggtcgtcattattccattcaacaaaactttcttgttcatcgcaaaatgttatttatttggccacttgtgccaaatgcaacctgcaatatgtgggctccacctcgactgaatttaaagtaagatttcgtaaccacaagtcgaacatgctgaagaacaaaagaacttgtgaattggctatccactataataactctgaacatgaaatttcacaaatcaatttcatcattatcgaacaaattaggtcttttgaaaat
It encodes the following:
- the LOC138035201 gene encoding uncharacterized protein; translated protein: MQDSVVEVHGFGDASPKAYGAAVYIRIRDKQDNVSSQLVISKSRVVPIKKVSLPRLELLAAVVNARLLNFVVGALAMKVARVVCWSDRMVALHWIKGESSSWKRFVAKRVAEIQSTWDPECWRYCGSKENPADLLTRGLSCSDMISSTLWWNGPQWMSSPCEPLPAQPENEAAPTEACEEKRATHVYTAVVAEPLIDMSRCGTWLRAVKLFKTKSRSCERELSADEVRQAEIKCCMWVQEVVYKEEFEKLKAGEVLPSNSRLLKLDPYYDRDDQVLRVGGRLQFADLPEQSKHQIILPHGHPEVAKMVQDVHKNMLHAGPETVLSTLRQKVWLTQGRREVKRVIRRCVACQRQRVGPCAQKMGQLPEERISCSRAFAHVGTDFVGPLYVKEDLNIKKAYMYVCIFTRTSSRMVHLELTHSLTTDEFLQAFSRMTSRRGLCHTVRSDNAQTFKAASREIQKLYDEPTIESQRMWGTMDGAEIKSEFSSRGIKWKFITERSPWRGGWWERFCRAIKEPLRKVLGRALLTFSELNTLLVRIEGIINSRPLTAVSDDCRDPLPITPAHLAIGRPINQLPERKESSLEETSKRTVERYLYLQRLLNHYWKRWKQEYLHLLSVRNKWHKEIPSIRVGDIVLISDDNVPRTKWPLAKNERVYPGNDGLLQL
- the LOC138035202 gene encoding uncharacterized protein, with the protein product MRGSLLQTALARLIVKGQEMTVRVLLDSGSQRSYIRKNIAEALDLQGPSELLSVTTLGGETSETKRFQRVKFTLSPIKGDSKVEIEALSISKICNPLGPVQMDFHKNSHLQGLTLADTYPCGSVQVDVLIGADHYYSFVTGVCKRGSSSESLVDVESCLGWIVTGQVNRQSRQTSSMLTVVENGGVNETLKRFWELESIGIAEIEDPFMSQEEECAVADFNRGLNFDGHNYEVRLPWKRDSPKQESNYAQALRRLESVERKLKQDLVKAKSYKTAINEYVEKGFAEEVPDQSDDNGTVRYLPHHAVFRDDKRTTKCRIVFDASAREGGDASLNDCILPGPPLQPNLASVLIRFRTHKIGLIADIEKMFLQVKLAPEDRDVHRYLWRDLQPNEAPKVYRMQRLSFGVNASPFLAIVTVHAHVNKYKEMSPYAVEEILQNMYVDDCLTGADTVDSTLKVQQEMSEIMMTGAFNLTKWASNSELVMDAVDPA